The following proteins come from a genomic window of Flavobacterium eburneipallidum:
- a CDS encoding PQQ-binding-like beta-propeller repeat protein, with amino-acid sequence MMKKISIVMLSLCFLGTLPASAQFGKLLDKAKEKVGGKSAGKKSGNFATVWESEFENKATRLAVVNNDGGYVVGTDDNSASVLDKDGKAIWNGDYKKLTTNKTNKSEYQYTVWKKGGGYLFLFDERKLGTDRVACLDITTGKELWNSEAYQNLIPKGTKAEEGLDQGELETVKYIDELDAFLISQKASVIMVNANTGEKIWETNRFKGGVGKYIYDAKRNEIIMINFKPTALGALFAGFKNQLVKINASNGDVLWDATFLGTIEKELVTKRAIVDLWIKGDKLFMYLDGLQVYNIANGQKIWSATYETDMQGSSGNSLIGGKKRSKMYKTLAQPLFTDNAVYIVMLGTRDRTKYIEKHDLESGKLLWASEKITGALCMPHIYKIGDKILVQVGGKIEIQEYRYEEVSSGSGAALGALTGYGGGATKQWVPYIYWDYKDQKNSVLSLDDATGKTAWRSEKFDKRITDFVIHESKTLFVGDGDEFYGYDIASGTQLFDVKHNDAKVGKATDVIDFGDKVVVLSEKGLAAYNKKDGSRVYATEKIRGVDYFYPIGDNYFLRDQRNSKNIIYGIDMTNGETKGSVQSKGKGGSPKYGDGIDITEDGEYIFAFKGRKVEKIKVNN; translated from the coding sequence ATGATGAAAAAAATATCTATTGTAATGTTGTCCCTTTGTTTTTTGGGAACATTACCAGCTTCGGCACAATTTGGAAAACTCCTAGACAAAGCAAAAGAGAAAGTAGGAGGAAAATCAGCAGGAAAAAAATCAGGCAATTTTGCAACTGTATGGGAATCAGAATTCGAAAATAAGGCTACAAGATTAGCTGTTGTTAATAATGATGGCGGTTATGTGGTAGGAACAGATGATAATTCGGCTTCAGTTCTAGATAAAGACGGAAAAGCAATCTGGAACGGAGACTACAAAAAATTGACTACCAACAAAACCAATAAATCAGAATACCAATACACAGTTTGGAAAAAAGGTGGCGGCTATCTTTTTCTCTTCGATGAAAGAAAATTAGGAACTGATCGTGTTGCTTGTTTGGACATTACCACTGGAAAAGAATTGTGGAATTCAGAAGCGTATCAAAATTTAATTCCAAAAGGAACAAAAGCCGAAGAAGGTTTGGATCAAGGAGAATTAGAAACAGTAAAATATATTGATGAATTGGATGCTTTTTTAATTTCTCAAAAAGCTTCGGTAATTATGGTCAATGCCAATACAGGCGAAAAAATCTGGGAAACTAATCGGTTCAAAGGCGGAGTTGGAAAATATATTTATGATGCTAAAAGAAATGAAATCATCATGATTAATTTCAAACCAACTGCTTTGGGTGCTTTGTTTGCAGGGTTCAAAAATCAATTGGTAAAAATCAATGCCTCAAATGGCGATGTTTTATGGGATGCTACTTTTTTGGGTACAATCGAAAAAGAATTAGTGACTAAAAGAGCTATAGTAGATTTATGGATAAAAGGTGATAAATTATTTATGTACTTAGATGGTTTACAGGTGTATAATATAGCCAATGGTCAAAAAATATGGTCAGCAACTTATGAAACCGATATGCAAGGTTCTAGCGGAAATAGTTTAATTGGCGGCAAGAAAAGATCCAAAATGTATAAGACATTGGCACAGCCTTTATTTACAGATAATGCGGTTTATATCGTGATGCTAGGAACCAGAGATCGAACCAAGTATATAGAAAAACACGATTTAGAATCAGGAAAATTACTTTGGGCTTCCGAGAAAATAACAGGTGCTTTGTGTATGCCACACATTTACAAAATAGGAGATAAAATATTGGTTCAAGTAGGTGGGAAAATCGAAATACAAGAATACCGATATGAAGAGGTTTCTAGCGGTTCGGGAGCAGCTCTTGGCGCATTAACTGGTTATGGTGGCGGTGCTACAAAACAATGGGTGCCTTACATTTATTGGGATTATAAAGATCAAAAAAATAGTGTTTTATCCCTAGATGATGCTACTGGAAAAACAGCTTGGCGTTCCGAAAAATTTGACAAACGTATTACTGATTTTGTTATTCACGAGTCTAAAACATTGTTTGTGGGTGATGGCGACGAGTTTTATGGATACGATATAGCATCAGGAACACAATTATTTGATGTGAAACACAATGATGCTAAAGTAGGGAAAGCTACAGATGTAATTGATTTTGGTGATAAAGTAGTCGTGCTTTCTGAAAAAGGATTGGCAGCTTATAACAAAAAAGACGGTTCCAGAGTTTATGCTACCGAAAAAATAAGAGGTGTAGATTATTTCTATCCAATTGGCGATAATTATTTCTTGAGAGACCAACGCAATAGTAAAAATATTATCTACGGAATTGATATGACCAATGGCGAAACCAAAGGCTCTGTGCAATCCAAAGGTAAAGGAGGAAGTCCAAAATACGGTGACGGAATCGATATTACGGAAGATGGAGAATACATTTTTGCCTTTAAAGGAAGAAAAGTAGAAAAAATTAAGGTTAATAATTAA
- a CDS encoding GSCFA domain-containing protein, translated as MTFTTQIPISKTDNPIDYNSKIVSLGSCFAVNMSEKLDYFKFQNTCNPFGILFHPLAIEKLIDFAVSGKQFTDEDVFFHNERWHSFDVHSDLSNSNKEELIENLNAITQTTRQLLNDATHIIITYGTCWVYRNIETNVVVANCHKVPQKQFLKEILSVEIIENSIKNTLDLIQKLNPKVNFIFTVSPVRHIKDGFVENQRSKAHLITAIHQLLQTEHYKLNTEYFPSYEIMMDELRDYRFYAEDMLHPSSVAINYIWERFFQTQISEEIHPVMEQVCSIQKGLQHRSFHPNSESHQQFLSKLQDKMRQIQKQFPQIQF; from the coding sequence ATGACTTTCACTACGCAAATACCAATTTCTAAAACAGATAATCCAATAGATTACAATTCCAAAATTGTGTCGTTGGGTTCGTGTTTTGCGGTCAATATGAGTGAAAAATTAGACTATTTCAAATTTCAAAATACGTGCAATCCTTTTGGGATTTTATTTCATCCATTGGCAATAGAAAAATTGATTGATTTTGCCGTTTCGGGTAAACAATTTACCGATGAGGATGTTTTTTTTCATAATGAGCGCTGGCATTCTTTTGATGTTCATTCCGATTTAAGTAATTCGAATAAAGAAGAATTAATTGAAAATTTGAATGCTATCACTCAAACTACAAGGCAACTTTTAAATGATGCGACTCACATCATTATAACCTACGGAACGTGCTGGGTGTATCGAAATATAGAAACTAATGTTGTAGTTGCCAATTGCCATAAAGTACCGCAAAAACAATTCTTGAAAGAAATTTTATCGGTTGAAATTATCGAAAATTCCATTAAAAACACATTGGATTTAATCCAAAAACTAAACCCCAAAGTAAATTTTATTTTCACGGTTTCACCAGTTCGTCATATCAAAGATGGCTTTGTCGAAAATCAAAGAAGCAAAGCGCATTTGATTACAGCAATTCATCAACTGTTACAAACTGAACACTACAAACTGAACACTGAATACTTTCCAAGTTACGAAATCATGATGGACGAACTTCGAGATTATCGTTTTTATGCCGAAGATATGTTGCATCCTAGTTCTGTTGCAATAAATTATATTTGGGAACGATTTTTTCAAACGCAAATTTCAGAAGAGATTCATCCCGTTATGGAGCAAGTTTGTAGTATTCAAAAAGGATTGCAGCACCGATCTTTCCATCCAAATTCCGAGAGCCATCAACAATTTTTATCTAAACTTCAAGATAAAATGAGGCAAATTCAAAAACAATTTCCCCAAATTCAGTTCTAA
- a CDS encoding UDP-N-acetylmuramoyl-tripeptide--D-alanyl-D-alanine ligase, with translation MDISQLHKLFLECDSVSIDTRKIQAKSMFVAIKGENFDANTFAKEALEKGASYVVIDNEDYFIDQRTVLVKNSLAALQELAKFHRQYLKLPIIALTGSNGKTTTKELINVVLSKKYNTKATVGNLNNHIGVPLTLLSFDNSTEVGIVEMGANHKKEIEFLCEIAQPDYGYITNFGKAHLEGFGGVEGVIIGKSEMYDYLAQNNKSAFINLEDSIQVEKTKNFNTYSFGLNKKYADVSIHSITANPFVEIRLANLSIKTHLIGLYNANNINAALSIGKFFEVDDNAIKEALESYIPENNRSQLLTKETNQIILDAYNANPSSMAVAIENFLQLDNANKIMILGDMFELGEESQQEHQAIVDSLLNQESVSCYFIGKEFYASQKDKNNFHFYETFESFSNHLKEVKIENSYILIKGSRGMALERTLNFL, from the coding sequence ATGGATATTTCTCAACTTCATAAATTGTTTTTAGAATGCGATTCAGTTTCGATTGATACTCGAAAAATACAAGCCAAATCGATGTTTGTTGCCATTAAAGGCGAGAATTTTGATGCCAATACATTTGCCAAAGAAGCACTCGAAAAAGGAGCTTCTTATGTTGTAATTGATAATGAAGACTATTTTATTGATCAAAGGACTGTTCTGGTAAAAAATAGCTTGGCAGCCTTGCAAGAATTAGCAAAATTTCATCGCCAATATTTGAAATTACCGATAATTGCATTAACTGGAAGCAACGGAAAAACAACGACAAAGGAATTGATAAATGTTGTTTTGTCTAAAAAGTACAATACCAAAGCCACTGTTGGAAATTTGAACAACCACATTGGCGTGCCTTTAACTTTGTTGTCTTTTGATAACTCAACAGAAGTAGGTATTGTAGAAATGGGAGCCAATCATAAAAAAGAGATTGAGTTTTTGTGCGAAATTGCGCAGCCGGATTACGGCTATATTACCAATTTCGGTAAAGCTCATTTAGAGGGTTTTGGTGGAGTAGAAGGTGTAATAATAGGCAAAAGCGAAATGTATGATTATTTAGCTCAAAATAATAAATCAGCATTTATCAATCTGGAAGATTCAATTCAGGTGGAGAAGACCAAAAATTTCAATACCTATTCTTTTGGATTGAATAAAAAATACGCTGATGTTTCTATTCATTCCATTACAGCTAATCCATTTGTAGAAATCCGTTTGGCTAATTTATCAATCAAAACGCATTTGATAGGACTTTATAATGCTAATAATATCAATGCGGCTCTGTCCATTGGTAAGTTTTTTGAAGTAGATGATAATGCTATAAAAGAAGCTTTAGAAAGTTATATTCCTGAAAATAATAGGTCTCAACTTTTAACAAAAGAAACGAATCAGATTATTTTGGATGCTTATAATGCCAATCCAAGTAGTATGGCTGTTGCGATTGAAAACTTTTTGCAATTAGATAATGCAAACAAGATAATGATATTGGGCGATATGTTCGAATTGGGAGAAGAAAGTCAACAAGAACACCAAGCCATTGTAGATTCACTTTTGAATCAAGAATCGGTTTCTTGTTACTTTATCGGAAAGGAATTTTATGCTAGCCAAAAAGATAAAAACAACTTTCATTTCTATGAAACTTTCGAATCTTTTTCGAATCATTTGAAAGAAGTTAAAATAGAAAACAGTTATATTTTGATAAAAGGTTCTAGAGGAATGGCATTGGAACGAACTCTGAATTTTTTGTAA
- the gldJ gene encoding gliding motility lipoprotein GldJ has translation MKVNKIMVLRLVLSLMLMLVFSSCSKKSSSKNSSRATGWNVEGKKASKPQEAGPGLVFIEGGTFTMGKVQDDVMHDWNNTPTQQHVQSFYMDETEVTNAMYLEYLDWVKKVFPPTEENYKHIYEGASPDTLVWRNRLGYNETMTNNYLRHPSYAEYPVVGVNWIQAVEFSKWRTERVNEALLEKNGYLKKGAKTNDVTAEQNFSTETYLNTPTSAYGGNSEIVLAGKKGARKPRPTKGGTVAEPKNIYAQRSSGIVLPEYRLPTEAEWEYAAAADVGQREYNIYKGQKKYPWSGSYTRSGKRQVKGDQLANFKQGNGDYGGIAGWSDDGADITDAVKKHGANDFGLYDMAGNVAEWVMDVYRPIIDNEANDFNYFRGNQYSKNKIGSDGKIELVTKDNIKYDTLSNGKIIARALPGQIAQVPVDENETYLRQNFDKSDNTNYRDGDKQSTKYFNFGEVDPSDKKARSERTMYNSPEHNVTTDSLGKMVRKYDRSAKRTTLINDNVRVYKGGSWRDRAYWLDPAQRRYFPQDMATDYIGFRCAMSKVGSKSVKGKRARN, from the coding sequence ATGAAAGTAAATAAAATTATGGTTTTGCGTTTGGTATTATCATTGATGTTAATGCTAGTTTTTTCTAGCTGTAGCAAGAAATCGAGCTCAAAAAATTCGTCAAGAGCAACTGGTTGGAATGTAGAAGGTAAAAAAGCTTCAAAACCACAAGAAGCAGGTCCTGGATTAGTGTTTATTGAAGGAGGAACGTTTACTATGGGAAAAGTACAGGATGATGTAATGCACGATTGGAACAATACACCTACTCAACAGCACGTACAGTCTTTTTATATGGATGAAACCGAAGTGACTAATGCTATGTATTTAGAATATTTAGACTGGGTTAAAAAAGTTTTTCCACCAACAGAAGAAAATTATAAACATATATATGAAGGAGCTTCCCCTGATACTTTAGTATGGAGAAATAGATTGGGCTACAATGAAACAATGACCAATAATTATTTAAGACATCCTTCTTATGCAGAATATCCCGTTGTAGGGGTAAATTGGATTCAAGCTGTTGAATTTAGTAAATGGAGAACAGAGCGTGTCAATGAAGCGCTTTTGGAAAAAAACGGTTATCTTAAAAAAGGAGCTAAAACAAATGATGTAACTGCTGAACAAAACTTTAGTACTGAAACGTATTTGAATACACCAACATCAGCTTATGGCGGGAATTCAGAAATTGTTTTAGCAGGAAAAAAAGGTGCTAGAAAACCAAGACCTACTAAAGGAGGAACTGTTGCAGAACCAAAAAATATATATGCACAAAGATCTTCTGGAATCGTACTTCCAGAATATAGATTGCCAACTGAAGCAGAATGGGAATATGCTGCTGCTGCAGATGTAGGACAAAGAGAATACAATATCTATAAAGGACAAAAAAAATACCCTTGGTCTGGAAGTTATACTCGTTCTGGAAAAAGACAAGTCAAAGGAGATCAATTGGCGAATTTCAAACAAGGAAACGGAGATTACGGTGGAATTGCAGGATGGTCTGATGATGGTGCTGATATTACTGATGCCGTTAAAAAACACGGTGCTAACGATTTTGGATTATATGACATGGCTGGAAACGTTGCCGAATGGGTAATGGATGTTTACAGACCAATAATTGATAATGAAGCTAATGATTTTAACTACTTTAGAGGAAATCAATATTCTAAAAATAAAATTGGAAGCGATGGTAAAATAGAACTAGTAACTAAAGATAATATCAAATACGATACTTTAAGCAACGGTAAAATTATAGCTAGAGCATTACCAGGACAAATCGCTCAAGTACCAGTAGATGAAAACGAAACCTATTTGAGACAGAATTTTGATAAAAGTGATAACACCAACTATAGAGATGGTGATAAACAATCTACTAAATATTTCAATTTTGGAGAAGTAGATCCAAGTGATAAAAAAGCACGTAGCGAAAGAACCATGTATAACTCACCAGAACACAATGTTACTACAGACAGTTTAGGTAAAATGGTTAGAAAATACGACAGATCAGCCAAGAGAACTACTTTGATTAATGACAATGTAAGAGTCTATAAAGGAGGGTCTTGGAGAGATAGAGCTTACTGGTTAGACCCAGCACAAAGAAGATATTTCCCTCAAGATATGGCAACAGATTATATCGGTTTTAGATGTGCAATGTCTAAAGTGGGTTCTAAATCTGTAAAAGGAAAAAGAGCTAGAAATTAA
- the porU gene encoding type IX secretion system sortase PorU, whose product MRKKILAFLVLIPFISFAQLKGDITIEWLEKTEMSFGDFKINVPQFSGNCYNFSFAQKSLIYTLNLTESNSLEEKSVQITNIVYEPLTSSQVGDLNLSTIPANPSASLKTVQSRDVKQNFLNISPIIKDELGFKRIKSFSYSINSNNARIASTNAINKTAAISNSVLAAGDWYQFYVEKSGVYKISKTFLQQLGLNTASVDPKKIKIYGNGGRMLPLANSTFYPTDLTENAIEIVGESDGIFNNEDYILFYAEGVDTWNNESQTNINLYDTKSYYYVTVQGSDGKRIPNMAQPTGASTLELNTFDDYQFHELDLINIAKLGRQWYGESFDIKQEQEFSFTFPNIDTAVPIKLNINVAAAAFNPTSFKVLANEQDVQTLSIPAVAAFSGTEFNTASLNDGTFAASENVKIKLTYNNNGVPLSKGFLDKIRLTAKRKLQGYGKQFHFQYDLASSSMGIANYSIANATGISRIWDITDIYNVTKVENTNQASISFKANLGETRKYIAIDAQDFYTPLKTNRTKIANQNLKGTLLKNAQGQFQDIDYVIITPNFLNNQAEKLANFHRSYSNLSVRVISLETIYQEFSSGKQDIAAIRNCIKYIYENASAPEKRLKYVNLFGDASYDYKNITPNNTNVVPIYHALNSNTSGESSFASDDFYGLMDANEGNVTFFFGGIDIAVGRMLNNNPAQAEEMVNKVIEYHDIKSYGSWRNNFVMISDDSDKSSDLSLQSRQNSLTETIVTAKPFMNPEKILMDSYVQEASAGGARYPKARADIFSAFEKGALVFNYLGHGGEDGLSGERIWEKSDGQNLNNQYKYPLFITITCDFSRFDNPSRPTAGEYTYWNPKGGAISMLTTTRSIGQFSAENFNDVLARNLFSFNSNQYTSIAEALRISKNSNPNSSTNVVVYIGDPALMLAIPKPKIRLTKVNDVPISQPIEDFKSLAKMKITGEITDENNVPITNYNGELSTTIFDKSITRATLNNDGYSPAINFNILGETIFRGNASVTNGQFEFSFIVPRDIRVPVANGKISFYSKKNQVFENQTGYDTNIKIGGINENAVADNISPTVKLYMNDETFVSGGTTNESPFLIANLGDESGINTASGIGHDMVAILDGDVENPYILNDYYQTNLDDYTKGTLRFPLRNLAVGLHTITFKAWDVYNNPITSEIQFIVVGNETLTLTHVLNYPNPFVNYTEFWFSHNRPYEPLEVQVQVITITGKVVWTKNQIITTEGFLSKEITWDGKDDFGNRIGKGVYVYKLTVKSSLTNTKTEKIEKLVIL is encoded by the coding sequence ATGAGAAAAAAAATTTTAGCCTTTTTAGTCCTAATTCCTTTTATTTCTTTCGCACAACTCAAAGGCGACATCACTATTGAATGGCTTGAAAAAACAGAAATGTCTTTTGGCGATTTCAAAATCAACGTCCCTCAATTTTCAGGGAATTGCTATAATTTCAGTTTTGCTCAAAAAAGCCTTATTTATACCTTAAATCTTACTGAATCAAACTCATTAGAAGAAAAATCAGTTCAAATAACGAATATAGTTTACGAACCTTTGACTAGTTCTCAAGTTGGAGATTTGAATCTTTCAACTATCCCCGCTAACCCATCAGCAAGTTTAAAAACAGTACAATCGAGAGATGTAAAACAAAATTTCCTTAACATTTCTCCTATCATTAAAGATGAACTAGGTTTTAAACGAATCAAATCTTTTTCTTATTCCATAAATAGCAATAATGCTAGAATTGCTTCGACCAACGCAATTAACAAAACTGCGGCAATTTCGAATTCGGTTTTAGCAGCTGGAGATTGGTATCAATTTTATGTTGAAAAATCAGGTGTTTACAAAATTTCTAAAACTTTTTTACAACAATTAGGTCTAAACACCGCTTCAGTTGACCCAAAAAAGATAAAAATATATGGCAATGGAGGCAGAATGCTACCATTAGCCAACAGCACTTTTTATCCAACAGATTTAACCGAAAATGCAATTGAAATAGTTGGAGAAAGTGATGGTATTTTCAACAATGAAGATTATATCCTTTTTTATGCAGAAGGAGTTGATACTTGGAATAATGAAAGCCAAACCAACATTAATTTATATGATACCAAGTCTTATTATTATGTAACAGTACAAGGGAGTGATGGAAAAAGAATACCAAACATGGCTCAACCCACTGGCGCTAGTACTTTAGAGCTAAATACTTTTGACGATTATCAGTTTCATGAATTAGACCTTATTAACATAGCTAAACTAGGAAGACAATGGTACGGCGAATCATTTGACATCAAACAAGAACAAGAATTTAGCTTTACATTTCCCAATATTGACACAGCAGTACCTATAAAACTCAACATCAATGTAGCTGCGGCGGCTTTCAATCCAACTTCATTTAAAGTTTTGGCAAACGAACAAGATGTTCAAACCCTATCAATTCCTGCTGTTGCGGCTTTTAGTGGTACAGAATTCAACACCGCATCTTTAAACGACGGAACATTTGCAGCATCTGAAAATGTAAAAATCAAATTAACTTACAACAATAACGGCGTTCCTTTATCAAAAGGTTTTTTAGATAAAATTAGGCTAACTGCTAAAAGAAAACTGCAAGGCTACGGCAAACAATTCCATTTCCAGTACGATTTAGCTAGTTCAAGTATGGGAATTGCCAATTATTCTATCGCCAATGCCACTGGAATATCAAGAATTTGGGACATTACCGACATATATAATGTAACCAAAGTTGAAAATACCAATCAAGCTAGTATCAGTTTCAAAGCAAACCTTGGCGAAACAAGAAAATACATTGCTATAGACGCACAAGATTTTTACACTCCTTTAAAAACGAACAGAACCAAAATTGCCAACCAAAACTTAAAAGGAACCCTTCTCAAAAATGCTCAAGGTCAGTTTCAGGATATTGATTATGTAATTATCACACCTAACTTTTTAAACAATCAAGCTGAAAAACTGGCTAACTTTCACCGTTCTTATTCTAATTTGAGTGTTAGGGTTATTTCCTTGGAAACTATTTATCAAGAATTCTCTTCAGGCAAACAAGATATTGCAGCCATTAGAAACTGCATCAAATATATTTATGAAAACGCTTCTGCTCCTGAAAAGAGACTGAAATACGTTAATCTTTTTGGGGACGCCTCTTATGATTACAAAAATATTACTCCAAATAACACCAATGTTGTACCCATATATCATGCTCTAAACAGCAACACTTCTGGCGAATCCTCTTTTGCTTCTGATGATTTCTATGGATTAATGGATGCTAACGAAGGAAATGTTACTTTCTTTTTCGGAGGAATTGACATTGCTGTAGGTAGAATGCTCAACAACAATCCAGCACAAGCCGAAGAAATGGTTAATAAAGTCATCGAATACCATGACATCAAATCCTACGGAAGCTGGAGAAACAATTTTGTAATGATTAGTGACGATTCCGATAAAAGTTCTGATTTATCATTGCAAAGCAGACAAAATTCTTTGACTGAAACTATTGTTACAGCCAAACCGTTTATGAATCCCGAAAAAATTCTTATGGACTCCTACGTGCAAGAAGCATCAGCAGGAGGAGCACGTTATCCAAAAGCCAGAGCCGATATATTTAGTGCTTTTGAAAAAGGAGCACTTGTTTTCAATTATCTAGGACATGGTGGAGAGGATGGTCTTTCTGGCGAACGAATTTGGGAAAAATCAGACGGGCAAAATCTGAACAATCAGTACAAATATCCTTTATTCATAACCATAACTTGCGATTTTTCTCGTTTTGATAATCCTTCGCGACCAACAGCTGGAGAATACACCTACTGGAATCCAAAAGGAGGAGCCATTTCTATGCTAACCACCACCCGATCCATTGGCCAATTTAGTGCCGAAAATTTTAATGATGTTTTAGCTCGAAACTTATTTTCTTTCAACTCCAATCAATACACTTCGATTGCCGAAGCGTTGAGAATATCCAAAAATAGCAATCCCAACTCCTCTACAAATGTGGTAGTTTACATAGGAGACCCTGCATTAATGCTAGCGATTCCGAAACCTAAAATCAGATTGACCAAAGTAAACGATGTTCCTATTTCGCAACCCATTGAAGATTTCAAATCTTTGGCAAAAATGAAAATAACAGGCGAAATAACAGACGAAAACAACGTACCAATAACCAATTACAACGGAGAACTTTCGACAACTATTTTCGATAAATCTATTACCAGAGCAACTTTAAACAACGATGGATACAGTCCTGCAATAAATTTCAATATTCTTGGAGAAACCATTTTTAGAGGAAACGCATCGGTTACTAATGGACAATTCGAATTCAGCTTTATTGTTCCAAGGGATATTCGAGTTCCTGTTGCCAATGGAAAAATCAGTTTTTATTCCAAAAAAAACCAGGTGTTCGAAAATCAAACTGGATATGACACCAACATTAAAATTGGCGGTATCAACGAAAATGCAGTGGCAGACAATATTAGTCCAACTGTTAAGTTATATATGAACGATGAAACTTTTGTTTCGGGCGGAACAACGAATGAATCGCCATTTTTGATAGCGAATCTAGGAGACGAAAGCGGTATAAATACAGCGAGCGGAATAGGACATGATATGGTAGCAATACTAGACGGCGACGTAGAGAATCCCTATATTTTGAATGATTATTATCAAACTAATTTGGACGATTATACTAAAGGAACATTGCGTTTTCCTTTGCGAAATCTAGCCGTTGGTTTGCATACTATTACATTCAAAGCTTGGGACGTTTACAACAACCCAATTACGTCTGAAATTCAGTTTATAGTCGTTGGTAACGAAACCTTAACATTGACTCATGTGTTAAATTATCCTAACCCATTTGTCAATTATACGGAATTTTGGTTTTCGCACAATCGCCCTTACGAACCATTGGAAGTTCAGGTACAAGTAATAACCATTACTGGAAAAGTGGTTTGGACTAAAAATCAAATCATTACAACCGAAGGTTTCCTATCCAAAGAAATCACTTGGGACGGCAAAGATGATTTTGGAAACCGCATAGGAAAAGGCGTTTATGTATATAAACTCACTGTCAAATCGAGCTTGACCAATACCAAAACTGAAAAAATTGAAAAACTTGTAATCCTTTAA
- the porV gene encoding type IX secretion system outer membrane channel protein PorV yields MKKLPLLFACLFVISFAKAQEQQNVITTGVPFLLVAADARAAGMGDNGVATSADTYSQQWNPAKYAFAIDKQGFSVSYTPYLTDLVNDISLGQLTYYNRVNERSAFAGSFRYFGLGNIELRETGDPNEIPRTVSPSEFAFDGSYALKLSEKFSMAVGARFINSNLKVASDVGDASSASTFAIDVAGFFQSDEVAYNDFNGRWRAGFNLQNLGPKIKYDNTEFNSNFIPANLKIGTGFDFILDDYNKVALNVEFNKLLVPTPQEVTDLNEDGTIDSADYNIANQNYNSMGWTSGIFKSFSDAPGGFSEELKEFTYSVGAEYLYQDSFALRMGYFHESPVKGAREYLSLGAGFKYNVVKVDVSYLFSTSKIKNPLENTLRFSLTFNFGDQYEEY; encoded by the coding sequence ATGAAAAAATTACCATTACTTTTTGCTTGCTTATTTGTTATTTCTTTTGCAAAAGCGCAAGAACAACAAAATGTTATTACCACAGGAGTTCCGTTTTTATTAGTAGCTGCCGATGCTAGAGCTGCAGGTATGGGAGATAATGGAGTAGCGACATCTGCTGATACTTATTCACAACAATGGAATCCTGCCAAATATGCTTTTGCTATTGACAAACAAGGATTTTCTGTAAGTTACACACCCTATCTAACCGATTTAGTAAATGATATTTCTTTAGGACAACTAACCTACTACAATAGAGTAAACGAAAGAAGTGCTTTTGCTGGAAGTTTTAGATATTTTGGATTAGGAAACATAGAGCTACGTGAAACAGGTGATCCAAATGAAATTCCAAGAACAGTTTCTCCAAGCGAATTTGCTTTTGATGGATCATACGCATTAAAATTAAGCGAAAAATTCTCGATGGCAGTTGGCGCTCGTTTTATTAACTCCAACTTAAAAGTAGCTTCAGATGTTGGCGATGCTTCTTCAGCAAGTACATTTGCTATTGATGTGGCTGGTTTTTTTCAATCAGACGAAGTAGCTTACAACGACTTTAATGGTAGATGGAGAGCTGGTTTTAACCTTCAAAATTTAGGACCAAAAATCAAATACGACAACACCGAATTCAACAGTAATTTTATCCCTGCCAATTTAAAAATAGGAACTGGTTTTGATTTCATATTAGACGACTACAACAAAGTAGCTTTGAATGTGGAATTTAATAAATTATTAGTTCCAACTCCACAAGAAGTAACAGACTTAAATGAAGACGGAACGATAGATTCAGCAGATTATAATATTGCCAACCAAAATTACAACTCAATGGGTTGGACTTCAGGAATTTTCAAATCTTTCTCTGATGCTCCAGGAGGATTCAGCGAAGAGCTAAAAGAATTTACGTATTCTGTAGGTGCAGAATATTTATACCAAGATTCATTTGCTTTACGAATGGGATATTTTCACGAAAGCCCTGTAAAAGGAGCTCGAGAGTACTTATCTCTGGGAGCAGGATTCAAATACAACGTAGTAAAAGTAGATGTGTCTTACTTGTTTTCAACATCAAAAATTAAAAATCCATTGGAAAACACATTACGTTTCTCGCTTACCTTTAATTTTGGTGACCAATACGAAGAATACTAG